From Osmerus mordax isolate fOsmMor3 chromosome 8, fOsmMor3.pri, whole genome shotgun sequence, a single genomic window includes:
- the eif5 gene encoding eukaryotic translation initiation factor 5, whose product MSVNVNRSVSDQFYRYKMPRLIAKVEGKGNGIKTVIVNMTDVAKALNRPPTYPTKFFGCELGAQTQFDAKNDRYIVNGSHEANKLQDMLDGFIRKFVLCPECDNPETDLHINPRKQTIGNSCKACGYRGMLDTRHKLCTFILRNPPEDSGSAKKEKEKKNRKKDKENGSSGSEAGNHNDIDAPDAVDRDDEDEDWAEETTEEAQRRRMEEISEHAKNLTLSEDLEKPLEERVNLFYSFVKLKKEEGTVDTSDKEILAEAERLDVKAMAPLILSELLFDENIRDQIKKYKRHFLRFCHNNKKAQKYLLGGFECLVKLYQAQLLGRVPLVLKDLYDADLLEEDVILAWADKVSKKYVSKELAKEIHAKAAPFVKWLREAEEESEGSGEVEEEDEDNVEVVYSPTARELKVETVKRPTPDKEEDDIDIDAI is encoded by the exons ATGTCTGTCAACGTCAATCGTAGCGTGTCGGACCAGTTCTATCGCTACAAGATGCCCCGTCTGATCGCAAAG GTGGAAGGCAAGGGGAATGGAATTAAGACTGTCATAGTGAACATGACGGATGTGGCCAAGGCCCTAAATAGGCCTCCCACCT ATCCCACCAAATTTTTTGGTTGTGAGTTGGGTGCCCAGACCCAGTTTGATGCCAAGAACGACCGCTACATTGTCAACGGCTCTCACGAGGCAAACAAACTGCAGGACATGCTGGATGGATTCATCCGGAAGTTTGTGCTGTGCCCCGAGTGCGATAATCCTGAAACAGACCTG CACATCAACCCAAGGAAACAAACCATCGGGAACTCCTGCAAGGCCTGTGGATACCGGGGCATGCTTGACACTCGACACAAGCTCTGCACCTTCATCCTCAGGAACCCTCCAG AGGACAGCGGGTCTgccaagaaggagaaggagaagaagaacaggAAGAAGGACAAGGAGAACGGCTCCAGTGGGAGCGAAGCCGGGAACCACAACGACATAGACGCCCCCGATGCTGTG GACCGGGATGACGAGGACGAGGACTGGGCGGAGGAGACGACGGAGGAGGCGCAGCGGCGGCGCATGGAGGAGATCAGCGAGCACGCCAAGAACCTGACCCTCAGCGAGGACCTGGAGAagcccctggaggagagggtcaACCTGTTCTACAGCTTCGTCAAG CtaaagaaggaggagggcaCCGTCGACACTTCGGACAAGGAGATCCTGGCGGAGGCGGAGCGTCTGGACGTGAAGGCCATGGCGCCGCTCATCCTCAGCGAGCTGCTCTTTGACGAGAACATCCGCGACCAGATCAAGAAGTACAAGCGCCACTTCCTGCGG TTTTGCCACAACAACAAGAAGGCCCAGAAGTACCTGCTGGGGGGTTTCGAGTGTCTGGTGAAGCTGTACCAGGCCCAGCTGCTGGGCCGTGTGCCCCTGGTCCTCAAGGACCTGTACGACGCcgacctgctggaggaggacgTCATCCTGGCCTGGGCCGACAAG GTTTCCAAGAAGTACGTGTCCAAAGAGCTGGCCAAAGAGATCCACGCCAAGGCAGCTCCCTTCGTGAAGTGGctgagggaggcggaggaggagagtgaggggagcggggaggttgaggaggaggacgaagacAACGTGGAG GTGGTATATTCCCCGACCGCCCGCGAGCTGAAAGTGGAGACGGTGAAAAGGCCCACCCCCgacaaggaagaggacgacATTGACATCGATGCCATCTAA